In the genome of Bacteroidota bacterium, one region contains:
- a CDS encoding DUF4468 domain-containing protein, producing MINRIKIKTIRSLLAFFLVVVAQYSFAQVQDPTSPGYDYGSTDSTTQTPESTTDSSAQTGAKPYERIVLEIDSNTNLITYGAVVEQEESGSDSLYTRAKKFAEKVFGKDKSIFEVQKNGQKLVMNASIPAYSYANKFNKRLIGKYEFKMTVLVKEGRYKYTITNLVHQGNQPNIGKPFRNYFEYYYNSTINVKMYDTILRYADREIKETMVRFQTSMKEPKLIDEDEW from the coding sequence ATGATAAACAGAATTAAAATTAAAACAATACGCAGCTTGCTTGCGTTTTTTTTAGTAGTTGTAGCACAGTATTCTTTTGCCCAAGTGCAGGATCCAACTTCACCTGGTTATGACTATGGCTCTACAGATTCTACTACTCAAACTCCGGAAAGTACAACAGACTCATCTGCTCAAACCGGAGCTAAACCATATGAAAGAATTGTATTAGAAATAGACTCTAACACAAATCTTATTACATACGGAGCCGTAGTTGAACAAGAAGAAAGCGGAAGTGATTCCTTATATACACGAGCCAAAAAATTTGCAGAAAAAGTATTTGGCAAGGATAAATCTATTTTTGAAGTGCAAAAAAACGGACAAAAATTGGTAATGAATGCTTCTATTCCTGCCTATTCTTATGCCAATAAATTTAATAAAAGATTAATTGGAAAGTATGAGTTTAAAATGACCGTTCTGGTAAAAGAAGGTCGTTATAAATACACTATTACTAATCTAGTACACCAAGGCAATCAACCTAATATTGGTAAACCATTTAGAAATTATTTCGAATACTATTATAACTCTACTATCAACGTAAAAATGTACGATACCATTTTACGCTACGCTGATAGAGAAATCAAAGAAACAATGGTTCGTTTTCAAACATCCATGAAAGAGCCTAAGTTAATTGATGAAGACGAATGGTAA
- a CDS encoding hotdog fold thioesterase, with protein MSIILTPEVTLAALQKRNANTMSEWLGIEFIELTADYLIAKMPVDHRTIQPLGVVNGGAFCALSETVGSMAANLCIDREKYVAVGLDINANHVRSAHKGWVYGKATPIHIGRSTHVWEIKITNDEGKLCCISRLTMSVIDLKSN; from the coding sequence ATGTCAATAATACTAACACCTGAGGTTACTTTAGCGGCATTACAAAAGCGTAATGCCAATACCATGAGCGAATGGCTCGGAATTGAATTTATAGAACTTACAGCAGATTACTTAATAGCTAAAATGCCTGTTGACCATAGAACAATACAACCTTTGGGTGTTGTAAACGGTGGTGCTTTTTGTGCCTTATCAGAAACAGTGGGTAGCATGGCTGCCAATTTGTGTATTGACAGGGAAAAATATGTAGCGGTAGGCTTGGATATTAATGCCAACCATGTGCGTTCAGCCCATAAAGGATGGGTGTATGGCAAAGCCACACCTATACATATTGGCCGCAGCACTCATGTTTGGGAAATAAAAATTACCAATGATGAAGGCAAATTATGTTGCATTAGCCGATTAACCATGAGTGTAATTGACCTTAAAAGCAATTAA
- a CDS encoding chorismate-binding protein has translation MKQHKATVFYKLPGQNPIVKKSASVMDELVEVDFNADNTFYFSPYNKGSKAYQFNLEKDIKLFEVMAFSQYHQAHYDNQSDFIHKVQVAVDTMKNNNSMSKVVLARCSKINIDDSFNVNAYFLNLCTTYPNAFVYAVSSSVTGTWIAATPELLMGIDNQTVKTTALAGTRLSSNDQLSWGEKEITEHYKVEYYIEQLLAKYPFKQVSKQGPVTINAGHLEHIFSAYLFQNDPQYISQFLSDLNPTPAVGGLPKETALSFINEQENLARKFYTGFAGVSNNNQLQLFVNLRCMELFKKFAVLYAGGGITADSNAAQEWIETENKLAILAKFIA, from the coding sequence ATGAAACAACACAAAGCAACTGTATTTTATAAGTTACCGGGCCAGAATCCAATAGTAAAAAAATCGGCTTCGGTAATGGATGAATTAGTGGAGGTTGATTTTAATGCAGACAATACCTTTTATTTTTCTCCTTATAATAAGGGCTCAAAAGCTTACCAATTCAACTTAGAAAAAGACATTAAGCTTTTTGAAGTAATGGCCTTTAGCCAGTATCATCAAGCTCATTACGATAACCAGTCTGATTTTATACATAAAGTACAGGTAGCTGTTGATACCATGAAAAATAACAACAGTATGAGTAAAGTGGTATTGGCAAGATGCAGCAAAATAAATATTGATGATAGCTTTAACGTCAATGCTTACTTTTTAAACTTATGTACTACCTACCCTAATGCTTTTGTATATGCAGTTTCAAGTAGTGTTACGGGTACATGGATAGCAGCTACTCCTGAATTGTTAATGGGTATAGACAACCAAACGGTTAAAACAACTGCTTTAGCCGGCACAAGGCTCAGTAGCAACGACCAATTAAGTTGGGGAGAAAAAGAAATAACCGAACATTATAAAGTTGAATATTACATTGAACAGCTTTTAGCTAAATATCCTTTTAAACAAGTCAGTAAACAAGGCCCCGTAACTATTAATGCAGGTCATTTGGAACATATTTTTTCTGCTTACCTTTTTCAAAACGATCCACAATATATCTCACAGTTCTTATCTGACCTTAACCCAACTCCTGCCGTTGGTGGTTTACCAAAAGAAACTGCTCTTTCATTTATCAATGAACAAGAAAACTTAGCAAGAAAATTTTATACCGGCTTTGCGGGTGTAAGCAATAATAATCAACTACAGTTATTTGTAAATTTACGCTGTATGGAATTGTTTAAAAAATTTGCTGTGCTATATGCAGGTGGTGGTATTACTGCCGATTCTAATGCAGCTCAAGAATGGATAGAAACGGAAAATAAATTAGCCATACTTGCCAAATTTATTGCCTAA